A genomic region of Candidatus Neomarinimicrobiota bacterium contains the following coding sequences:
- a CDS encoding aminotransferase class I/II-fold pyridoxal phosphate-dependent enzyme, whose product MKSEIPVSQRAAGIEYAIRDVVVPATELEKQGHHIIKLNIGDPLAYKGFSTPAHMVEAVEAALRDQRNGYSPSYGIPELREAIAEDERKKPNGGWECSPDDVYVTAGVTEALQILFASFLEPGDKVLAPGPHYPPYMAYPPLFDGKVIEYRLKSENGWKIDFNDLESKLDERVKLLAVINPNNPTGGIVSENDIKRLMVVASKAPNCTILSDEIYDGYNFSNSHISTASLTEVLPVITLNGVSKVFYAPGWRVGYMAFQDTRGRLSKVRDGVERLLRSRLCASTPAQYGFLAGLTGPRDWMAVYRQKLLEQRDYCVSRIKGIDGMECETPEGAFYMFPKLTREKWANNDKQFVLDLLHEEHVLLVHGSGFSSEYGSGHVRLVFLPGTEILEEAFDRINRFMN is encoded by the coding sequence ATGAAATCTGAGATACCCGTCAGTCAACGTGCTGCGGGTATCGAATATGCTATACGCGATGTGGTGGTCCCAGCCACAGAATTGGAAAAGCAGGGACACCATATCATTAAGCTCAATATTGGCGACCCTCTCGCCTACAAAGGTTTTTCCACACCCGCGCACATGGTTGAGGCGGTTGAAGCAGCGCTGAGAGATCAAAGGAACGGCTACTCACCTTCTTACGGCATTCCTGAATTGAGGGAGGCTATTGCCGAAGATGAGCGAAAGAAACCTAACGGCGGATGGGAATGTTCACCTGATGATGTTTATGTCACCGCCGGCGTCACCGAGGCCTTACAAATACTGTTTGCCTCTTTCCTTGAACCGGGAGACAAAGTGCTTGCTCCAGGGCCTCATTATCCACCTTATATGGCCTATCCGCCCCTTTTTGACGGAAAGGTAATAGAATACCGCCTTAAAAGTGAAAATGGTTGGAAAATCGATTTTAATGACCTTGAGTCAAAACTGGATGAAAGGGTTAAGCTTCTAGCTGTCATCAATCCCAATAATCCTACTGGGGGCATAGTATCGGAGAATGATATAAAACGACTCATGGTGGTGGCATCAAAGGCACCTAATTGTACCATCCTCTCTGATGAGATTTATGATGGATATAATTTTTCTAATTCACACATTTCTACCGCTTCTCTGACAGAAGTACTACCCGTTATCACACTGAACGGTGTTTCCAAAGTGTTCTATGCACCAGGGTGGCGCGTTGGTTATATGGCGTTTCAAGACACCAGGGGACGACTCTCAAAGGTTCGCGACGGTGTTGAACGCCTCCTTAGGAGCAGACTGTGCGCCTCCACACCGGCCCAGTACGGCTTTTTAGCAGGCCTTACTGGTCCCCGGGACTGGATGGCGGTGTATCGCCAAAAACTTTTGGAGCAGCGGGATTATTGCGTTTCACGGATTAAGGGTATAGATGGCATGGAGTGTGAAACACCTGAAGGTGCTTTTTACATGTTTCCAAAACTGACCCGGGAAAAATGGGCGAATAACGATAAACAGTTTGTGCTGGATCTTCTCCATGAAGAACATGTGTTACTGGTACACGGTTCAGGTTTCAGTAGTGAATATGGTAGTGGTCATGTACGGCTTGTGTTTCTCCCGGGTACAGAGATCCTTGAGGAAGCATTTGACCGCATAAACCGGTTTATGAACTGA
- the rpsO gene encoding 30S ribosomal protein S15: protein MTLTTEKKIELANKFGKDDKDVGSVEVQVAFLTERIRSLESHFVKHKKDNHSRRGLIMMVSKRKKLLKYLMRRDYDQYQNLISELGIRG, encoded by the coding sequence ATGACACTGACAACTGAAAAAAAGATTGAACTTGCAAACAAGTTCGGAAAAGACGATAAGGATGTCGGTTCTGTAGAAGTACAAGTTGCTTTTTTAACCGAACGTATCCGGTCCCTGGAGAGCCACTTTGTTAAACATAAAAAAGACAATCATTCCAGACGCGGTCTCATCATGATGGTAAGCAAACGTAAGAAGCTATTGAAATATCTTATGCGCAGAGACTACGACCAGTATCAAAACCTTATAAGTGAACTAGGTATAAGAGGTTAA
- the pnp gene encoding polyribonucleotide nucleotidyltransferase, which produces MKPRKQTIELAGKTLTLETGVMAKQSAGSVTITYGDTVVLCAVNAEAEPRVGLNFFPLSVEYRERFYAAGKIPGGYFKREGRPAEKEILAGRLTDRPIRPLFPEEFRCETQVMINLLSSDQETPADILGTIGTSVALMLSDIPWNGPVAAVRLGYLDEKPVVNPTFQQIKESKLDLVMTGTEEAIIMMEAEVKELSDEEILTVVQYGHEVIKDIVNFQNDFVKGIAKAKRELVIDDKDPALVEAVNSKMGGKIPGLVSGDGKNDRRKLVNDFKNEMIESLEEEYPDCAGLVKGMIDDAVKKELRRRILEEGKRSDGRGMDEIRPISMSQGVLPRAHGSSLFTRGETQSLATVTLGTKSDEQFVDDLDGEFKKRYMLHYNFPPFSVGEVKRYLGVSRREVGHGNLAERAFRFVMPEFEDFPYTIRVVSDILESNGSSSMATVCSASLALMDAGVPIKSHVGGISVGLITDGDKSVMLTDILGEEDHFGDMDFKVAGTRNGITSFQVDLKIAGLSMNLVKQVFEKAKVGLEFLLDKMEAEISQPKQTLSDYAPKIDHIQIDPEKIGGIIGPGGKMIRSIQSNFECQVEVDDDGIVVISSFSAENNQKARDMIEAIIREPEVGMVFEGEVKRIMNFGAFVEFSPGKEGLCHISQLAYERTEKVEDVVNIGDVVKVKIIKVDDMNRIDVSMRALHDPPEGWVEPPKRERRPPRRGGGGYGRHSGNRPPRKNF; this is translated from the coding sequence ATGAAACCAAGAAAACAAACCATCGAACTAGCGGGGAAGACGCTAACACTTGAAACAGGCGTTATGGCTAAACAGTCAGCCGGCTCCGTAACAATAACATACGGAGACACCGTTGTCCTCTGTGCAGTTAATGCTGAAGCTGAACCGAGAGTAGGGCTTAATTTTTTCCCTCTTTCCGTTGAGTATCGCGAACGGTTTTATGCCGCCGGTAAGATTCCCGGCGGTTATTTCAAAAGGGAAGGACGACCAGCTGAGAAAGAGATTCTGGCAGGCCGCCTTACTGACAGGCCCATCCGGCCTCTTTTCCCTGAGGAATTCCGGTGTGAAACGCAGGTAATGATTAACCTTCTGTCATCCGACCAGGAGACACCAGCGGACATACTGGGTACTATAGGTACATCGGTAGCTCTCATGCTTTCCGATATTCCGTGGAATGGCCCTGTAGCCGCAGTGAGGCTTGGTTATTTGGATGAGAAACCTGTTGTTAATCCCACTTTCCAGCAGATTAAAGAGAGTAAACTCGATCTAGTCATGACTGGCACTGAAGAGGCCATCATTATGATGGAGGCTGAGGTAAAAGAGCTTTCTGATGAGGAAATCCTCACCGTGGTCCAGTACGGTCACGAAGTAATCAAGGATATCGTGAATTTCCAGAATGACTTCGTTAAGGGTATTGCAAAAGCAAAACGGGAGCTTGTAATCGATGATAAAGACCCTGCTCTAGTTGAAGCAGTGAACTCCAAAATGGGAGGGAAGATCCCAGGCCTGGTCTCCGGCGATGGCAAGAATGATCGGAGAAAGCTTGTGAATGATTTTAAGAATGAAATGATTGAATCCCTTGAAGAGGAATATCCTGACTGTGCCGGTTTGGTCAAAGGGATGATCGATGACGCAGTAAAGAAAGAGCTCAGGAGACGAATCCTTGAAGAAGGGAAACGCTCAGACGGACGGGGAATGGATGAAATTCGCCCCATCTCCATGTCTCAGGGTGTACTGCCAAGGGCTCACGGCAGTTCTCTTTTCACACGCGGAGAAACTCAGAGTCTGGCAACCGTCACACTAGGGACAAAATCAGACGAACAGTTTGTCGATGACCTTGACGGGGAGTTTAAGAAGCGTTACATGCTTCACTATAACTTTCCTCCTTTTAGCGTTGGAGAAGTAAAGCGATATCTTGGTGTCAGTCGGAGGGAGGTAGGTCACGGGAATCTTGCAGAGCGGGCCTTCCGTTTCGTCATGCCTGAGTTTGAGGATTTTCCTTACACAATTCGTGTTGTGTCGGACATTCTAGAATCGAACGGCTCGTCTTCGATGGCGACTGTTTGTTCAGCCTCTCTTGCTCTCATGGATGCCGGCGTGCCGATAAAATCTCACGTGGGTGGGATCAGCGTTGGTTTAATAACAGACGGTGACAAATCCGTCATGTTGACTGACATACTTGGTGAGGAAGATCACTTCGGAGATATGGACTTTAAGGTGGCAGGAACTAGGAATGGAATTACATCCTTTCAGGTTGATCTTAAGATTGCCGGTCTCTCAATGAATCTGGTAAAACAAGTGTTTGAGAAAGCGAAAGTAGGTCTCGAGTTCCTGCTTGATAAAATGGAAGCTGAAATCAGTCAACCGAAACAGACCCTGTCTGACTATGCGCCTAAGATAGATCATATTCAAATTGATCCTGAAAAGATTGGTGGAATCATCGGTCCTGGTGGCAAAATGATACGCTCAATCCAAAGTAATTTCGAATGTCAAGTTGAAGTGGATGATGATGGTATTGTGGTTATCTCCTCATTCAGCGCTGAGAATAATCAAAAAGCTAGAGACATGATCGAGGCCATCATAAGAGAGCCAGAAGTTGGGATGGTGTTCGAGGGGGAAGTCAAACGCATTATGAACTTTGGTGCTTTTGTTGAATTTTCTCCAGGTAAAGAGGGGCTTTGTCATATTAGTCAATTGGCTTATGAACGGACTGAAAAAGTGGAGGATGTGGTCAACATTGGTGATGTAGTGAAAGTTAAAATCATCAAAGTCGATGATATGAACCGTATTGATGTAAGCATGAGAGCTCTCCATGATCCCCCTGAAGGATGGGTTGAGCCCCCAAAGCGTGAACGTAGACCTCCTAGACGTGGCGGTGGTGGTTACGGTCGTCATTCAGGCAATCGTCCCCCGAGAAAAAATTTCTAA
- a CDS encoding MerR family transcriptional regulator, whose protein sequence is MAEKKIKKLYYSISEVSEITQLKQYVLRYWETEFPMLHPKKNRAGNRSYRQSDIDTILNIKDLLYNQKYTIEGARERLKTGNVEVPSSDANTMKYRELVKSIKKDLQSLLKSLNS, encoded by the coding sequence ATGGCGGAAAAGAAAATCAAAAAACTGTATTACTCTATCAGCGAAGTGAGCGAGATTACGCAGTTGAAGCAGTACGTTCTCCGATATTGGGAGACGGAGTTTCCCATGCTTCATCCCAAAAAGAATCGAGCTGGGAACCGCAGTTACCGTCAGTCAGACATTGACACCATCTTGAACATTAAGGATCTTCTTTATAATCAGAAATACACTATCGAAGGAGCGCGGGAAAGATTGAAGACAGGTAATGTGGAAGTTCCGTCATCAGATGCCAATACAATGAAATATCGAGAGCTGGTTAAAAGTATAAAAAAAGATCTGCAATCACTTCTCAAGAGCCTCAACAGTTAG
- a CDS encoding bifunctional riboflavin kinase/FAD synthetase has product MDVYRRIKDVPIIKETVLTIGSFDGLHRGHQEVVRRVVTTAKAVYATSVVVTFHPHPKTVLMDGEDFELLMNIDKKLELLEIMGVDVTLVVPFDKEFAATPAPEFLETVLVGKFNPSRIIVGYDHRFGHERKGDGKFLSLESDNYGYALEVVSSVGDQDVIYSSSRLRKLIKEGHVRRASYDLGWVYGFDATVVHGSGRGHDLDYPTANFVPKFDQQLLPCPGVYLARGTFGHEWLYGMANLGTRPTFGEKDFVMEIHLFNGQVEDLYDQTIEVQFLERIRDEKKFSSAEKLVEQLHKDKAYCLERIDIYKQENR; this is encoded by the coding sequence ATGGATGTCTACCGTCGTATAAAGGATGTGCCTATCATCAAAGAGACCGTTTTGACAATCGGATCATTTGACGGTCTACACCGGGGTCACCAGGAAGTGGTCCGGCGTGTTGTTACCACTGCTAAGGCCGTTTATGCCACCTCGGTGGTAGTTACTTTTCATCCCCACCCCAAAACTGTGCTTATGGATGGTGAAGACTTTGAGCTACTCATGAATATTGACAAAAAACTGGAGCTTCTGGAAATCATGGGTGTGGATGTAACGCTGGTTGTTCCATTCGATAAAGAATTTGCCGCCACACCGGCACCGGAGTTTCTCGAAACAGTCCTTGTAGGGAAATTCAATCCTTCCAGGATTATAGTCGGCTATGATCATCGATTCGGTCATGAACGTAAAGGAGATGGAAAGTTCCTTTCGCTAGAAAGTGATAACTACGGTTATGCTCTTGAAGTTGTTTCAAGTGTGGGCGACCAGGATGTGATTTACAGCAGTAGTAGGTTGAGGAAACTTATTAAGGAAGGGCATGTCCGACGGGCTTCCTACGATCTAGGATGGGTTTACGGTTTTGATGCTACTGTGGTTCATGGATCCGGCCGAGGGCACGACCTAGATTATCCAACGGCTAATTTTGTACCTAAATTTGATCAACAGCTTCTTCCTTGTCCCGGTGTTTATTTAGCTCGAGGTACATTTGGACATGAGTGGCTCTACGGCATGGCTAATCTTGGTACGCGGCCTACATTTGGTGAAAAAGATTTTGTTATGGAAATACATTTATTCAATGGCCAGGTTGAAGATCTCTATGACCAGACCATTGAAGTACAGTTTCTCGAGAGGATTCGGGATGAGAAAAAATTTAGTTCAGCTGAAAAATTGGTGGAACAGTTACACAAAGACAAGGCATATTGCCTCGAGAGAATAGATATTTACAAACAGGAGAATAGATGA
- a CDS encoding insulinase family protein — protein MIHQSLLTRATLLAVFFSSAIGQRIEVPITEFKLENGLNVILHEDHSLPTVSVNVWYHVGSGREKPGRTGFAHLFEHILFEGSANVPEGMFDRWLEEAGARNNGSTTEDRTNYFEDLPSNALELALFLESDRMGYLLDVVTSDHVDGQRDVVKNERRQRIENQPYGRIRITLPELLYPKDHPYSWSVIGSMEDLSAATDEDVKEFFRDFYGPNNASLVVAGDIQTEKAKKLIEHWFSDVPRGREPPHVSLPEASLENEKRVFFQDRVQLPMIHMAWLSPPIFTEEDTKLDVLADILSDGKNSRLYKILVYEQEAAQTVSAYQSSNKYSSSFNIFALAKPGHTLDELEGLIITEVDRVKNISITQRELERVVNQYEASFFRSIEMVGGFRGKADRLNSYYFFKGQADYFNEDLNRYRSVSISDVTNSAKRFLPWDKRVVISVVPENAPEMAAKNSTEIHPK, from the coding sequence ATGATTCACCAATCATTACTAACAAGAGCTACCTTACTAGCTGTCTTTTTTTCATCGGCAATTGGCCAGCGAATTGAAGTCCCAATCACTGAATTCAAACTAGAAAATGGTCTGAACGTGATTCTTCATGAAGATCACTCCCTGCCAACGGTGAGCGTCAATGTGTGGTACCATGTAGGATCGGGTCGGGAGAAGCCGGGAAGAACAGGTTTTGCTCACCTTTTCGAGCACATTCTCTTTGAAGGTTCGGCCAACGTACCAGAAGGGATGTTTGACCGATGGCTTGAAGAGGCCGGAGCGAGAAATAACGGTTCAACTACTGAAGACCGTACTAACTATTTTGAAGATCTGCCATCGAACGCACTCGAACTTGCCTTATTTCTTGAGTCGGACAGGATGGGGTATCTCCTTGACGTAGTGACATCTGATCATGTTGACGGCCAACGTGATGTGGTGAAAAACGAGCGAAGACAGCGAATCGAGAACCAACCCTACGGTCGTATTCGCATTACTTTGCCGGAGTTACTTTATCCTAAGGATCATCCCTATAGTTGGTCTGTTATTGGATCTATGGAGGATCTCTCCGCTGCAACTGATGAGGACGTTAAAGAGTTCTTTCGGGACTTCTATGGACCAAATAACGCCAGTCTTGTTGTGGCAGGGGATATACAAACAGAGAAAGCAAAAAAACTGATTGAACATTGGTTCAGCGATGTGCCGAGAGGAAGAGAGCCTCCACATGTTTCTTTGCCTGAGGCATCACTTGAAAATGAAAAGCGTGTTTTTTTTCAAGACCGAGTACAGCTTCCCATGATTCACATGGCGTGGCTTTCCCCACCTATCTTTACTGAAGAGGACACAAAGCTTGATGTACTGGCGGATATTTTATCGGACGGAAAGAACTCTCGACTTTATAAGATACTTGTTTATGAACAAGAAGCAGCGCAAACGGTGTCGGCTTATCAGTCGTCGAATAAATACTCATCCAGTTTCAACATCTTTGCTTTGGCGAAACCTGGACATACCCTGGATGAACTTGAAGGATTGATCATTACGGAAGTTGATAGGGTAAAGAACATAAGTATAACCCAGCGTGAACTGGAACGTGTGGTAAATCAGTATGAGGCATCATTCTTCCGAAGTATTGAAATGGTCGGTGGTTTTAGAGGAAAAGCTGATCGTCTTAATTCCTATTATTTTTTTAAGGGTCAGGCCGATTACTTCAACGAGGACCTAAATAGATACCGATCGGTCTCAATTTCTGATGTGACTAATTCCGCTAAAAGGTTCTTACCATGGGACAAACGGGTTGTAATCAGCGTGGTTCCTGAAAATGCGCCTGAAATGGCGGCGAAAAAT